The Allostreptomyces psammosilenae sequence CGGGCCAGACCATCGTCACCGGTGGCCCGCGCGGCTCGAAGCTGGTCGCCGACGACTTCGACTGGTACCTCCTGGTCGGCGACGAGACGTGCCTGCCGGCGATCTCCCGGCGCCTGGAGGAACTGCCCGCCGGCGCCAGGGCCGTGGCCGTGGTGGAGGTGGCGGACGCGGCCGAGGAGCAGCGCGTCGAGACGGCGGCGGACGTCCGACTGCTCTGGCTGCACCGCGACGGCCGGCCCGCCGGCACCACCACGCTGCTGCCCGACGCCGTCCGCGCCCTGGACTTCCCGGCGGGCGAGTTCCACGCCTTCGTCGGGGGCGAGGCGGGCACGGTCCGACAGGTCCGCCGGCACCTGGTGGAGGAGCGCGGCCTGCCCAAGGAGCACCTGAACGCCAGCGGCTACTGGAAGCTCGGCGTCCGCGGCCACGACCACCACGAGCCGGTGGACTGACCGGGCGCGCGGCTCCCGCGCGGCTGCTCGGCCTCGCGCGGACCCGTGCTACTCAGCCCCGATTGAGTATCCGTACTCTTCAGCGACCCGGGCCGGCCCGAGCAGCATCGGGTCATGAGTGAGGCAATATCCGCCCGCGCGCTGGCCGACGCCACTCCGGCCGGGCGCGACCGGGTCGTGGACCTGTTGCGGGTGGCGTCGCTGGCCGTGGTGATGCTCGGCCACTGGATGATGGGCGCCGTCTCGGCCGACCCGGACGGCCGGGTGGAGATCGGCAACATGCTCGCCGTCTACCCCAGCCTCCAGCCGCTGACCTGGCTCTTCCAGGTCGTCCCGGTCTTCTTCTTCGTCGGGGGCTTCTCGCACGCGCTCGCCTACCGCTCGGCCCGCCGCCGAGCCGGCGGCGCCGGACGCGGCGCCTACCCGGCGTTCCTGCGCGCCCGGCTCCAGCGTCTGCTGCGGCCGACGGCCCTCTTCGTCGGCGTCTGGCTGGGACTGGGACTCCTGCTCGCCCTCACCGGGCTGGACGGCCAGGGGGAACTGGGCCGCGCCGCCGCCCGGCTGGCCGCCCAGCCGCTCTGGTTCATCGGGATCTACCTCGCCATGGTGGCGCTCACCCCGCCCATGCTGCGGCTGCACGAACGCTACGGGGCGGCCGTGCCGGCGGCGCTGGCCGGCGCGGCGCTCACCGTGGACGTGCTGCGGTTCGCCGTGGGCGTGCCCTACCTGGAACTGCTCAACTTCGCCTTCGTCTGGCTGGCCGTGCACCAGTTGGGCTTCCTGCGCGCGGACGGACGGCTGGGCGGGCGCGGGTGGCGGGTGCCGGCTCTCCTCGCCGGGGGCGGGTTGCTGGCCGCCGTGGCCCTGGTCACCATCGGGCCGTATCCGCTCTCCATGGTGGGCATGCCGGGCGAACGGGTCTCCAACATGGCGCCGCCCACGGCAGCCCTGCTGGCCCACGCCGTGTGGCTGGTGGGCGCGGCGGAACTGCTGCGCCGGCCGCTGGCGGCCTGGGTGGCCCGGCCGGGCGTGTGGCGCGCGGTGGTGGCGGCCAACGGCGTCGCCATGACGGCCTTCCTGTGGCACCTGACGGCCCTGCTGGCCGCCTCCGGCGTGGCGCTCGCCGTCGGTCTGCGGTTCCCGGATCCCGGGACGGCGGCCTGGTGGCTCCAGCAGCCGCCGCGGCTGGTGGCGGCGGCCCTGCTGACCGCGGCCCTGGTGGCCGTCCTGCGCCGCGCCGAGCGACCGCCGGCGGCGTCGGCGCCCGCGACTGCTGCGACTGCTGGGCCTGCCGGGTCTGCCGGGCCTGCTGGGCCTGCCGGGCCTGCTGGGCCTGCCGGGTCTGCCGGTCCTGCCGGGTCTGGGGCAGCCGGGGCGCCTGGGGTTGTCGGGGCGGCTGGGGCGGTGCCGTCCGGACGGCCGCGCGGTGTCCGCCGGCGCGGCTGGGTCGCCACGTTGGGCATCGTGCTGGCCCTGCTGGGCGTCCTCGGGGTCTCGCTGGTCGGGTTCGGCGGGCTGACCGAGGGGCACACGGCCGTGCTGATCGCCGTTCCGGTCACCGCCCCGGTCGCCGTGGCCCTCACCCTGGCGGGCTGGCTCCTGGTCGAGGCCGCCGGTGCCCGGGCCGTCCGGGTGGCGACCCGGCCCCGGCTGGGCGGCTGAGCGGGTCGTTCGGGGATTGCGGGCGGCGTCGGCGGTGGCCTAGTGCGTGGCCGCCGCCGACGCCGCGTCGTCCTTCGCGGTGTCGGCGTTGTCGGCGGTGTCGGCGCTCTTCGCGTTGTGCGCGCCGCTCGTCGCCGCGAGGAGTGCGCGGGCGGCCTCGGCGGCCTGGCGGGCGGGCTCGACGCTGTCCTCCACGGCGGCCGTCACGATCGCGCCCTCCACCAGGAGCAGCAGTTGGGCGCCGACGGGTTCGGGCGCCGGGTGGCCGGTGCCGCGGACCAGTGAGACCAGGTAGTCGCGCAGACGCTGCTTGTGGCGGCGGGTGGTGCGGGCCACGCCCGGGTGGACGTCGCCCATCTCGCCGGTGGCGTTGAGGAAGGCGCAGCCGCGGAAGTCCGGTTCCGCGAACCAGCCCTCCAGCCAGTCGAAGACCGCGTCCAGGCGGGCCTGCGGGTCGGTGCCGCTGGCGTCGACGTGCGCGTGCAGGGACTGCGTCCAGCGCTCGTCGCGGCGTCGCAGATACGCCTCGATCAGGTCGTCCTTGGAGGGGAAGCACTGGTAGAGGCGCTTGAGGGACACCCCGGAGGCGGCGCGGATCCGGTCCATGCCGACGGCGCGCAGCCCGTGCCGGTAGAAGAGGTGTTCCGCCGCGTCCAGTGCCCGACGGGTGGCCTCGGTGTCGTCCACGGAACCGCCTCTTTCGCTCTCGCGCCGTCCTCCCGCGGTGCCGCCACCGCCGTTGCGGGTGGGCGGGCCGCGCGATGCGGACACCCTAGCCCTTGACCGGAGAACGAGCGTTCTCTAGGGTCGGCGTCAGCACGGGAGAATGATCGTTCTCCAGTGTGCCGGACGTGCCGGCCGCGCCCACGCAAGCCGAAGGAGCCCCACGATGACCACGGACCGCCCGCCGCTGCCCCCGTTCACCGACGCCACGGCGCGCGCCAAGGTGCAGGCCGCCGAGGACGCCTGGAACACCCGCGATCCGGAGCGGGTCGCCCTCGCCTACACGGCGGACTCGGTGTGGCGCAACCGCGACGTGTTCCTCACCGGCCGGGCCGAGATCGTCGACTTCCTGCGGGCCAAGTGGGAGCGCGAGCTCGACTACGCGCTGCGCAAGGAGCTGTGGGCGTACGGCGACGACCGGATCGCGGTCCGCTTCCAGTACGAGTGGCGCGACGCGTCGGGCGCGTGGTGGCGCTCCTACGGCAACGAGCTGTGGGAGTTCGACGCGCACGGGCTGATGCGGCGGCGGGAGGCCAGCATCAACGACGTCGCGATCACGGAGTCCGAACGGCGCATCCACGGCCCCCGCCCCGCACACGAGCGGAACGTTCCGCTGCCGCTGCGCTGACCGGCGGCCCGCTCCGGGCCCGGTCGGCGCCCGGCCCGCCCTGCCCGGCCCGCCCGGCCCTGCTTGGCCCGCCCGGCCCTGCTTGACCCGCTCGGCCCCGCTCGGCCCGACCAGCCCTCTCAGCCCACGGGGCGGAGCACGAAGACGCCCCAGCCCAGGTAGCGCCGCTGGTAGGCGAGGTGGGAGCGGCGGGCGCGATCCAGGACCCCGCGCATCGCCGGGGCGTCCGGGTCGTCGGGGTGCTCCCGCAGCCAGTCGCTCATCGTCCACCACTGCGTGGCCATGTAGCGGTCCCAGCTGTCCGGGTCGGCCAGCACCATCTCCAGCAGTTCCACGCCGGCCGCCTCGAAACGGTCCAGGGTGCCCTCCAGGGTGGCGCAGTCGTCCCGGGCGAGTCCCAGCGCCTCAGGTGCGGCCGGAGGGGGCTCCTCGGTCCAGTACGGCTCACCGACCAGCAGCAGCCCGCCCTCGCGGAGCGCCGGGCGCATCAGCTCGATGGTGCCGGTGAGCCCGCCGCCGATCCAGGTGGCGCCGACGCAGGAGACGACGTCGTAGCCGCCCGGCTCCGGCCGGTAGGCCCCGGCGTCGCCCTGCTCGAACCGCACCCGGTCGGTCACCCGCAGCTCCGCCGCCCGCTCCCGGGCGGCGGCCAGGAACACCTCGCTGAGGTCGACGCCCACGCCCGTCGTCCCGTACCGGGCCGCCCAGGTGCACAGCATCTCGCCCTTGCCGCAGGCCAGGTCGAGATGGCGGGAGCCGGCGGCGGGCGAGACGATCTCGCCCAGCAGATCGAGCTTGGCCTGGTCGAAGGGGTTCAGGATGCGGTTACGGGCCTCGGAGATCTCGTGGAACCTCAGTGACACGGTGCGGTGCCTTTCGTGGGCGGGTCTCGGTGGGCGTGGGCGGTCCGCCGGCCGCGGCATCCTCGCGTGGACGCTCCCGCGCCACAACCGAATTTGGCCGCCGGCGCCCGCTTCGTCCGGCCGTCGACCCGTCGCCGCCCTCGCTCCGCGCCCTCCGTCCCTCGCTCCGTCCTCGCCCCGCCGCGGTCATCCCCTCGCGCCGACTACCCTCGGACATCGACCCAACCGCGTGAGCTGGAGTGAGATGGCCGCCAATCTTGTCAACCTTGAAGCCGTCGGGAAGTCCTACGTCACCCGCACCCTGCTGGACGGCGTGTCCCTCGGCGTGTCGGAGGGCGACCGGATCGGCGTCGTCGGCCGCAACGGCGACGGCAAGTCCACCCTGGTGAAGATCCTGGCCAAGGCCGAG is a genomic window containing:
- a CDS encoding siderophore-interacting protein, yielding MTTQSSQPERPGSRQSSDRVTRTTYPLRFRRLRVARVTPLTPAMVRVTFTGDDLHDFQTLGFDDHLKVIVPPPGSDKPALPEIVDGRPSFPGGARPEMRDYTPRRFDPATRELDIDFVLHGDGPVATWAAQAAPGQTIVTGGPRGSKLVADDFDWYLLVGDETCLPAISRRLEELPAGARAVAVVEVADAAEEQRVETAADVRLLWLHRDGRPAGTTTLLPDAVRALDFPAGEFHAFVGGEAGTVRQVRRHLVEERGLPKEHLNASGYWKLGVRGHDHHEPVD
- a CDS encoding acyltransferase family protein, coding for MSEAISARALADATPAGRDRVVDLLRVASLAVVMLGHWMMGAVSADPDGRVEIGNMLAVYPSLQPLTWLFQVVPVFFFVGGFSHALAYRSARRRAGGAGRGAYPAFLRARLQRLLRPTALFVGVWLGLGLLLALTGLDGQGELGRAAARLAAQPLWFIGIYLAMVALTPPMLRLHERYGAAVPAALAGAALTVDVLRFAVGVPYLELLNFAFVWLAVHQLGFLRADGRLGGRGWRVPALLAGGGLLAAVALVTIGPYPLSMVGMPGERVSNMAPPTAALLAHAVWLVGAAELLRRPLAAWVARPGVWRAVVAANGVAMTAFLWHLTALLAASGVALAVGLRFPDPGTAAWWLQQPPRLVAAALLTAALVAVLRRAERPPAASAPATAATAGPAGSAGPAGPAGPAGPAGSAGPAGSGAAGAPGVVGAAGAVPSGRPRGVRRRGWVATLGIVLALLGVLGVSLVGFGGLTEGHTAVLIAVPVTAPVAVALTLAGWLLVEAAGARAVRVATRPRLGG
- a CDS encoding TetR/AcrR family transcriptional regulator, which produces MDDTEATRRALDAAEHLFYRHGLRAVGMDRIRAASGVSLKRLYQCFPSKDDLIEAYLRRRDERWTQSLHAHVDASGTDPQARLDAVFDWLEGWFAEPDFRGCAFLNATGEMGDVHPGVARTTRRHKQRLRDYLVSLVRGTGHPAPEPVGAQLLLLVEGAIVTAAVEDSVEPARQAAEAARALLAATSGAHNAKSADTADNADTAKDDAASAAATH
- a CDS encoding nuclear transport factor 2 family protein, with amino-acid sequence MTTDRPPLPPFTDATARAKVQAAEDAWNTRDPERVALAYTADSVWRNRDVFLTGRAEIVDFLRAKWERELDYALRKELWAYGDDRIAVRFQYEWRDASGAWWRSYGNELWEFDAHGLMRRREASINDVAITESERRIHGPRPAHERNVPLPLR
- a CDS encoding SAM-dependent methyltransferase, with protein sequence MSLRFHEISEARNRILNPFDQAKLDLLGEIVSPAAGSRHLDLACGKGEMLCTWAARYGTTGVGVDLSEVFLAAARERAAELRVTDRVRFEQGDAGAYRPEPGGYDVVSCVGATWIGGGLTGTIELMRPALREGGLLLVGEPYWTEEPPPAAPEALGLARDDCATLEGTLDRFEAAGVELLEMVLADPDSWDRYMATQWWTMSDWLREHPDDPDAPAMRGVLDRARRSHLAYQRRYLGWGVFVLRPVG